The Mesoterricola silvestris sequence GAACCACTGGCCGATGATGCGCGACAGGAGCTGGTCCAGGTCCACCAGGGAGGGATCCCGCGGGCCGCAGCCCACGGCTTCCACCAGGGCCCCCGATCCCATCAGCCTGCCCCCGGCCAGGCCCGCCAGGGATTCGTCCCCCAGGGCCACGGGCAGGGCCGCCGCGGTGCCCGCGACCCAGGTGATGGCGGCCAGGTCCTCCCCGGTCTCCCGGGACTGGAGGACCGCGGTGCGGGGCGCGTGCCCCGTCCAGCGCGTGGCCGCGCGCGCCGCCTCCAGCTGGGCCAGGGGCACCAGGCCCGGGGGGAGCCCCCTGCCCTCCCGGGAGAAGCGCAGCTTCCACTGGGACTCGAAGATCTCCTCCTTGCGGGCGGGATAGTTCACGTAGAGCCGGCGCTCCAGCAGGGTCCGGGCCACGAGGGGATCGCAGTAGGGATCCAGCTCCCCGCGGCGGTCGAAGGCCTCCCGCAGGGAGGTGCTGGACACCGCCCTCATGCGGGCCCCCACCTGGAAGACCTGCACCTCGGCCGTGAACTGCTCCAGCATGCCCTCCCAGCGCCGGGAATGGGCCTCCTCGCGGGTGATGACCAGGTGGGGCACCGCCCAGATGGGTGATGCGGGGTCGCGGTAGGCCGAGGCCCCCTCCAGGACGTCGGTGCCGACGATGAGGTGCAGCGGACGCCGGCCCAGGTTGCGCTGGAGGCCCCGCAGGCTCTCCGGGTTGGCGATGTTCACGGGGGGATCGAAGGGGAAGATGTAGGCCCCGGGGATGGTGGACAGGGCCATCCAGGCCAGGTCGTCCCGCACGTAGCGGGGCTGGGCGTGCTTGCGCCAGGAGAAGTCGTCCACCTGGACGAACACCTCTTCGCAATGGGCCAGGGCCTTGTGCACCATCTCGCCGTGGGCGGAGGTGAAGGGATCGAAGGTCCCGGGCAGGAACCCCACCCGGGGGGCCCGGGGGAAGTCCACGGGGCAGGCGCCCAGGGCTTTGTCCAGGCTCGACAGGGCCTCGGCCGCCAGGAAGAAGCGGGCCCGCTCCCCGGGAAGGTGCCGCACCAGGGTCAGGGCCTTCTTGGTGATGTGGGCGAGGATGGGCGCCAGACGGGAATCGGGCGACCCGCGCAGCCAGTCCAGGAGCAGGGCCAGGTGGGCGTACCCCTCGTGGGCCACGGAAACCCGGCTGTCGGCCAGGGCCCCCAGGACAAGCCCGGCGAGGCGCAGGATGCGGGCCATGGATTCCCTGGGCAGGGCCAGGATGAGCCAGGTGGAGGCCTGGATCAGGAGCTGCTGGAGGGCCTCCGCCCCCCGGCGCGCGTCCAGGGCCATGTCGTCCAGGAGCTCGTCCAGTTCCTGGGCCGGAAGGCTCGCCAGCAGGGGCCCCAGGAACCGGGGCAGGTACCGCGTCACCCCCTCCCCGTCCAGTTGCAGGGAGCGGAGCAGTTCGATGGCGAGGTCGTTGCGCTGGGTGTCCGTGAGGAGCGGGATCAGTCCCACCAGGCAGCGCCCCGCGTGGAAGCGGGTGCCCTCCACGCGGCTCACCTTCAGGAGGTTGGCCAGGTGGAAGCCCACCTCCCCCGCCAGGCGCGAATCGAAGTTCGAGCCCTCCACCAGGGAGACCAGGAAATCGCAGGCGACCTTCTTCTCCACCCACCCGGTCTGGCCCTTGAGGTTGCGAAGCATCACTTCCCGGATGGGGCTGCGGCCCTTGGCGCGCAGCTCCCGGCACTGCTCGGCCAGGGCCGTGCGCCCCGAAAGCGCGGCGCAGCGCTCCAGCAGGAAGAGCTCGGCGACGGTGGCCGTGGGCCGGGCGTAGATGCCCAGGGTGTCCACGCAGCGGCCCACCTCCACCAGGAGTCCGGGCTCCTCCTGGCCGAAGCCCGCCAGCACGTGGAGCACCCGCCAGGCCATGAGCCTCACGTTGGCCACCTCGTGGAAGCCCCAGGTGCGGATGAGCTTGGGGAGCCGGAGCCTACCCGCCGCATCCATTTCCCGGGCCAGCAGCTCGAAGGACTCGCAGGTGTAGAGCGCCGACAGGGGGCGGCGGTCCCCGGCCCGGGCCAGGAGCTTCTCCACCACCAGCGGCAGGGCCTCCCCGGCCAGCTTCGCGCCGGCCCTGCTGAAGAAGCGGCGCAGGAAGATGGGGACGCCGTAGAGGATCTGCTCCTCCGGGGACATGTCCTCGGCGGCCTCCTTCGGGGCCAGGTCCAGGAGATCCAGGACCGCGGCCACGTGGGGCATCACCCAGGGGCGCTCCTCCAGCGCGGCCCCCACCGGCAGGTCCTTGCGCCACTCCACCTCCCCCAGGGCGAGAAGATCGGCCATGCGGCATGCGGCCTGGTACCGGATGTCGTCGTCGGGGTGGCTGAGCAGCTCCCGGAAGAAGTCCAGGGCCAGCGCCTTCTGCTCCTCGGAAAAGGCCGGGGCGTAGTCCCCCACGATCCCCACGTAGGTGCGCAGGTCCCGCCACCCGTTGAAGCTGCGGGCCTCCTCCAGGAGCCTGCGCAGGGCCGGCAGGTCCCGCAGGCGTTCCATGACGCCGATGTTGTGGGCCGTGGCCATGATCCGCGCCGTGGACGCCACCTGGTTCCCCGCGGCCAGGGCCGCGGTGTCCGGACGCAGGTTCCCGGCCATGAGGGCGACGATGTCCAGGTTCGGCGGAAGCCAGGGCCGGCGGCGCCTGGACACCTCGAAGCCCGGGGGGTCCAGCTCCACCCCCAGGGCCAGGGCGTAGTCCTCCATGTCCCGGAGCTTGCGGTACACCGCCTCGTACCGGAGGCGCTTGTCCTGGTCCACGTCCTCGAGCTTGCCCAGGATGGTCTCGAAGGCCTCCTTGAGGGAGATGACCTCCATGCGCCATTTCCCGTCGGGGCCCTGGATGTCCTTCACCCGGAAATCGCAGTAGATGAGCACCTGGGTTTCGATGGGCAGGCGGATGAGTTCCAGGTCCCAGCAGGAATGGTTGGTGGCGATGTGGCCCAGGCCACCCAGGTCGCGGGAGGCGTAGTACTGGTGGGTGTAGTAGTAGTGGAGCCGGGGGATGCGCTTGGCCTCGTCGCCCACGCACCCGAACTTCCCCACGTCGTGTCCGATGGCCCCGCCGTGCAGGAGGGGCAGGTCCACGGGAATGGATTTCGCCAGCTGCCTCCCGACCCAGAGGGCCAGGCCCGTGACGCCCAGCACGTGGTCCTGGATGGAGAAGCCCCGCCAGTACTGGGCCATGGCCATGGCCACCAGGAACCCCTCCTCCTCCAGGCGCCCCAGGAGCCGCCGGTACTGGTCCCCGGAGGGCCACGGGGCCTGTTCCGCCTCCGTGAGGGGCTGGAAGGGGAGCCGCGCGGAAAGGCTGCCCGGTGCCGGAAGGTGGAGCCGCGCCGCGTCGGCCAGGGGGAAGAAGGCCTCCGCCACCCCCAGCACCCGGCCCTCCCCCGTGCCGAAGCGCTGGGGATACAGCCGCCGGCGGGCCTCGGCCTGCATGGCCTCGCGCCATGCGTCCAGGGACCCGGGGACCTCCTCCCCGGCGATCTCCAGGGCCAGCCCCAGGGCCGCGTCCAGCGGCGCCCAGTCCCGGGCGAGGGACGCGGGAGCCACGGTCCACCCGTGGCGCAAGAGGACAGCATCGAACACCCGACCCCCCCAGCTTCTGATCAATGCGTAATTCGACCCGCCAGGGCCCTCCTTGTCAAGCTTTCCCGGGCAAAGTCCGGGCCCCGGCCCCGGATTGACCGCGGGCCCGCCGCGTCAAGATCCCCTGAAAATCCCCGGCCGGGGGCGTATGATGGTCTTCCCTCCCCACCTCTGGAGTTCTGATGGACGCCTTGGAAGCCCTCAACACCCGCCGCAGCATCCGCGCCTTCACGCCCAGGCCCGTGAGCCTGGACATCGTGCGGGAGCTGATCCGCGCGGCCATGCATGCCCCCAGCGCCGGCAACGAGCAGCCCTGGCACTTCCTGATCATCACGGACCGGGAGATCCTCGACAAGATTCCCGACTTCCACCCCTACGCCGGCATGATCAGCGAATCCCCCGTCTCCGTCCTGGTCTGCGGCGACCCCCGCCAGGAGAAGCACCCCGGCATGTGGGTCCAGGACTGCGCCGCCGCCACCCAGAACCTCCTCCTGGCCGCCCACGCCAAGGGCCTGGGCGCCGTGTGGGTGGGCGTCCACCCCCGCGAGGACCGGATAGAACCCCTGCGCAAGCTCATCGACCTGCCCGAGGTGGTGGTCCCCTTCGCCCTCATCCCCATCGGCCACCCCGCCGAATCCCCCGAATCCGAGGACCGCTACCGCCCCGAACTCATCCACCTGAACAAGTGGTAGTACCTCCTCGAACCTCGAAAGGGCCGGCTTCGATGTCGGCCCTTTCGCGTTTGGGGCTTCCGGCCCTTCCGGGCTGTCCCTGCCGGGGGCTGCGCGGTTTGGGGTCCGGGTTCCTGGGGAAGGGGCCGACCCACAGGGGTTCCAACGATGGGCGCCTACCCACCCTTAGCGCTCGCAGGCAAGCTGCGAGCGCGTAGCGCGCACGAGTTCCGGGATTGTGAACGTCGAAGTGGGGCTGGCCTCAGGACTTGGGAGCCCCACTCTCCCGAACCGCACTTCCAGATGGATCCAGGACACGCGCTCGCAGCTTGCCTGCGAGCGCGCAGGGTGGGTAGGCGCCCATTGTTGGAACTCCTGTGGGTCGGCCCCTTGCCCAGGAACCAGGACCCCAAACCGCGCAGCCCCCGGCAGGGGCTGAAGGCCAAAACGCGAAAGGGCCGGCATCGAAGCCGGCCCTTTCCTCGGGTGGGTCCGCCTAGGCCTTCCAGCCCGCCAGGACGCGCATGTAGTTGGCGCGCTCGAAGGCCTGGGGGTTGGGGCACTTCATGAGGCTGAGGGAGCCCCGCATCTGCTCCAGGGATTCGTACTCGTGCTCTTCCATCCAGGCGGCGAGGCCGTCGCGGACTTCGGTTATCCGCTCGGGGCCGTGCTTGAGGGTGGCGGAGACCATCTGGATGCCCGTGGCGCCGGCCATGGTGGCCTTCACGGCGTCCTCGGCGGTGTGGACGCCGCCGGTGACGGCCATGGGCATGGAGATGTGGCTGTAGAGCAGGGCCAGCCACCGCAGGCGCATGCGCAGGGTGGCGCTGGAGGAGAGCTGCAGGGCGGGGACGACCTCCAGGTTCTCGATGTCCAGGTCGGGCTGGTAGAAGCGGTTGAAGAGCACCAGGGCGTCGGCGCCGGTGCCTTCCAGCACCTTGGCGAAGTGGGCCAGGCTGGAGAAGAAGGGGGAGAGCTTCACGGCCACGGGGATCTTCACGCTGCCCTTGACGGTGCGGACGATCTCGAGGGTGCGCTTTTCCACCATGTCGGCGGTCTCGAAGGGGTTGGTGGCCAGGTAGTAGATGTTGAGCTCCAGCGCGTCGGCGCCGGTCTGCTCCATCTTCCGGGCGTAGTCCAGCCACCCGGAGTTGGTGATGCCGTTGAGGGAGCCGATGACGGGGACCTTCACGGCCTCCTTCACGCGCCGGAGCTGGTTCAGGTAGCTCTCGGGGCCCAGGGTCATCTCGTCGACGCTGGGGAAGTACGAGGTGGCTTCCGCGAAGGAGTTCGCGTGGCCGTCCAGGTCGTAGAGGGTGCCCGTCTCCTCCCGGGTGATCTGCTCCTCGAACAGCGAGGGCAGCGTGATCGCGGCGGCGCCCGCGTCCTCCAGCCTGCGCACGGCGTCCAGGTCCGCCCCCAGGGGGGAGGCGCCGGCCATGATGGGGTGATCCAGCTTCAAACCAAGGTAGGTGGTCTTCATGTTCATGCCGAACCTCGCGGGAAAGAGTGCCTTAGATTAAAGCACCGGCCGTACGGGGCCGTCACCGGAAATCCGGGTGACGGCCGCGGTACGGCCGGTGCGTCAGCGTCCTACTCGACCACCGTCTTGACCGGCATGGTCAGGTTGGCGAGGTTTTCGTAGGTGGCGTAGCGGTTCGTGACTTCGCGCTGGGCCATGGCGAGCAGGTGCTTGAAGTGCTCGGGGTTCTGCTGCTGGACCATGCGGAAGCGGGTCTCGTTGAGGATGTAGGTGGCCAGATCCACCTTGGGGGCGGGGCTGTCCATCTGCAGCGGGCCCTGGCCCTCGGCCACGCGCCGGGGGTCGAAGCGGAACAGCGGCCAGTGGCCGGAGTCCACGGCCAGCTTCTGCTGCTCGCAGCCCTGGACCAGGTCGAACCCGTGGGCGATGCAGTGGCTGTAGGCGATGATCAGGGACGGACCATCGTAGCTCTCGGCTTCCACGAAGGCCTTGGCCACCTGCATGTCCTTGGCGCCCATGGCCACCTTGGCCACGTAGACGTTGCCGTAGCTCATGGCGATCATGCCCAGGTCCTTCTTGGGGAGGGCCTTGCCGGCCATGGCGAACTTCGCGGAAGCGCCGATGGGGGTGGACTTGGAGGCCTGGCCGCCGGTGTTGGAGTACACCTCGGTGTCGAGGACCAGGATATTGACGTTGCGGCCGGAGGCCAGCACGTGGTCGAGACCGCCGTAGCCGATGTCATACGCCCAGCCGTCGCCGCCCACGATCCACACGGCCTTCTTCACGAGGTAGTCGGCCAGGAGGTTGAGGCGCTTGGCTTCGGCGGTGCCGATGCCGGCCAGCTTGTCCTTGAGGATGGCCACCCGTTCGCGCTGGGCCTTGATGCCGGCCTCGGTGGACATGTCGGCGGCCACGATGCCGGCCACCAGTTCGTCGCCGATGGAGCCGGCGAGGCGGTGCAGCATTTCGAGGGCCTGCTGGTTGTGCTTGTCCAGGGCCATGCGGTAGCCCAGGCCGAACTCCGCGTTGTCCTCGAACAGGCTGTTGGCCCAGGCGGGACCGCGGCCGTCCTTGTTGACGGTGTAGGGCGTGGTGGGCAGGTTGCCGCCGTAGATGGAGGAGCAGCCCGTGGCGTTGGCGATCATGGCGCGGTCGCCGAATATCTGGGTCATGAGCTTGATGTAGGGCGTCTCGCCGCAGCCCGCGCAGGCGCCGCTGAACTCGAACAGGGGCTGCATGAACTGGCTGCCCTTGACGTCGTTCTTCAGGGCGGTGCGGTCAGGATCGGGGAGGTTGAGGAAGAACTTGAAGTTGGCGGACTCGGCCTCGCGCAGGGGCACCTGCGGGGTCATGTCGATGGCCTTGTGCTTGGGATTGCTCTTGTCCTTGGCGGGGCAGACGGCGACGCAGATGCCGCAGCCGGTGCAGTCCTCGGGGGCCACCTGGATGGTGTACTTGGAGCCCTTGAAGTCCGCGCCCTTGTAGTCCACCGACTTGAAGGTCTCGGGGGCGCCGGCGAGGCAGCTGGGCTCGTAGACCTTGGGACGGATGGCGGCGTGGGGGCAGATCAGCGCGCACTTGTTGCACTGGATGCAGATCTTCTCGTCCCACACGGGGATGTCCAGGGCGATGTTGCGCTTTTCCCACTGGGTGGTGCCCACGGGCCAGGTGCCGTCCACGGGGAAGGCGGAGACCGGGAGCAGATCGCCGTTGCCCTGCATCATGATGGCCGTGACGCGCTGGACGAAGTCCGGGGCCTCGGGGCTGACGGTGGGGGGCATGACGCGGGTGGCGGAGACGGCGGTGGGGACGGTGACCTGGTGCAGGTGCACCAGGGTGGTGTCCACGGCCTCGAAGTTCTTCTTGACCACGGCCTCGCCCTTCTTGCCGTAGGTCTTCTTGATGGCCTTCTTGATCTGGGCGATGGCCTCCTCGCGGGGCAGCACGCCGGAGATGGCGAAGAAGCAGGTCTGCATGATGGTGTTGATGCGCACGCCCATGCCCGTGGCGCGGGCCACTTCGAAGGCGTCGATGACATAGAACTTAAGCTTCTTGGCCACGATGGCGGCCTGGACTTCCTTGGGCAGGGAGTCCCAGACCTCGTCCTTGCCGAAGGGGGTGTTCAGCAGGAAGGTCGCGCCGGGCTCGGCCGCGGAGAGCATGTCGTACTTGTCCAGGAAGGACGTGTTGTGGCAGGCGATGAAGTTGGCCTTGCGGATGAGGTAGGCGCTGCGGATGGGCTTGGGCCCGAAGCGCAGGTGGCTGATGGTGATGGCGCCGGCCTTCTTGGAGTCGTAGACGAAGTAGCCCTGCCCGTAGTTGGGGGTCTCCTCGGCGATGATCTTGATGGAGTTCTTGTTGGCGCCCACGGTGCCGTCGGAGCCCAGGCCGTAGAACATGGCCCGCTTCACGCCCTCGGGCTCGATGTCGAAGTCCAGGTCCATGGGCAGGCTGCTCATGGTGACGTCGTCGATGATGCCCACGGTGAAGTGGTTCTTGGGGTTCTCCTTGGCCAGCTCGTCATAGATGGCCTTGATGCAGGAGGGATTGAACTCCTTGGAGGAGAGGCCGTAGCGGCCGCCCACGACCTTGGGGGCCTGGGCGAAGTGCGAAAGGCCCTCGTCGGCGGCTTCGCGCAGGGCGGTGACCACGTCCAGGTAGAGGGGATCGCCGATGGCGCCGGGTTCCTTGCAGCGGTCCAGGACGGCGATGGTCTTGACGGTCTTGGGCAGCGCGTTGACGAAGTGCTTGATGGAGAAGGGGCGGTAGAGGCGGACCTGCAGGACGCCGATCTTCTCGCCCTTGGCCAGCGCCCAGTCCACGTACTCGGTGGTGGTGTCGCCGCCCGAGCCCATGATGACCATGACGCGCTCGGCCTCGGGGTGGCCGTAGTAGTCGAAGAGGTGGTACTTGCGGCCGGTCATTTCGCCGAAGCGGTCCATCTCCTGCTGCACGATCTCCGGGGTGGCGTTGTAGTAGCCGTTGCAGGCTTCCCGGGCCTGGAAGAAGGTGTCGGGATTCTGGGCGGTGCCGCGGACCACCGGCTTGTCGGGGGTCAGGCAGCGGCTGCGGTAGTCCTCGACCATGCCGTCGGTGACCATGGCGCGCAGGTCGTCGTCGTTGAGCATCTCGATCTTGGAGACTTCGTGGGAAGTGCGGAAGCCGTCGAAGAAGTGGCAGAAGGGCACGCGGCTCTTCAGGGTGGAGGCCTGGGAGATCAGGGCGAAGTCATGGGCCTGCTGGACGCTGTCGGAGCTCAGCATGGCGAAGCCGGTCTGGCGGCAGGCCATGACGTCGGCGTGGTCGCCGAAGATGGACAGGGCGTGGGCGGCCAGGGTGCGGGCCGTCACGTGCAGCACGAACGGCGTGAGCTCGCCCGCGATCTTGTACATGTTCGGGATGAAGAGCAGGAGGCCCTGGGAGGCCGTGAAGGAGGTGGTGAGGGCGCCGGCCTGCATGGCGCCGTGCACGGCGCCGGCGGCGCCGCCCTCGGACTGCATTTCCACGACGGCGGGCACCGTGTTCCAGATGTTCTTCCTCCCCTGGGCGCTCCACTCGTCGGAGAACTCGCCCATGTTGGAAGAGGGGGTGATGGGATAGATCGCGATCACTTCATTCAAGCGATGCGCGACAGAAGCGGTTGCCTCGTTACCGTCTACGGTAACCATGCGTCGTTCGGCCATGGCCTTCCTCCTACGTGTGTCGTTGCGACGTGTCCGACGTGGATATGGACTTTTGGAGAAGCAGGGCCTTAGGGGCCAAAACAAACCGCTTCGCACAAAGGGCAGTTTATTCTTCAGATCAGCCACAATCAAGAGCGACGGGTCGTTTTTGGCAAGGTGTGCGCTAGGTTACACCCCACGGTCGTCCGCTGAGTCGCTAGACTCGATTCATCGCTCACTTCACTGGGCCGAAGGGCTGAAAGCAATGGGCCTTTCATCCCTTCCGGCCCCAACTGACCGGGGGTCACCATGGAATTCAAGGACAGCCAGACCGCGAAGAACCTCCTCAAGGCGTTCGCCGGCGAAAGCCAGGCCCGCAACCGGTACACCTTCGCCGCCGGCATCGCCCGGGCCGAGGGCCTGGAGCACGTGGCCGCCATCTTCGAGGAGACCGCCGGCAACGAGCGGGAACACGCCCGCCTCTTCTACGCCCACCTGGCCAAGCTGGCCCCCTCGGCCCTGGAGATCACCGCCGGCTACCCCGTGGTGGCTGGCGACACCGCCGCCCAGCTCCGGGCCGCGGTTTCCGGCGAGAACGAGGAATGGAGCGCCCTCTACCCCGATTTCGCCCGCATCGCCAAGGAGGAGGGCTTCAATGACGTGGCCCGCACCTTCGAGTGGATCGCCAAGGTGGAGAAGGAGCACGAGGCCCGCTTCCAGCGCCTCCTGGACCACGTCGTCAACGGCACCGTCTTCCAGCGGGGAGAAAAGATCTATTGGCGCTGCATGGAATGCGGCCACATCCACGAGGGCCCCGCCGCGCCCAAGATGTGCCCCGTCTGCATGAAGCCCCAGGGCTGGTTCGAGCCCGTGGGGGAAAAGTTCTAGTCTCTTTTTTTCAGGGGGTCTCTCGTTTTTTTCTGAGACCGCGATCACCGCGAATCCGTGCGATCATTTCCTGCAAGGTTCCGCTGCCGCGAACTCCAGAAGAGAGGCCCCCATGCTCACCTTGCCACTTACCCAGGCGTTGACGTTCGACGACGTGCTCCTGGTTCCCGGACACTCCAACGTCCATCCCAACCAGGTGGATCTCTCCTCCACCCTGGTCGCCGGGGTGAAGCTGGGCATTCCCCTCCTTTCGGCGGCCATGGATACGGTCACCGAGGGGCGCCTGGCCATCGCCCTGGCCCAGCAGGGGGGCATCGGCATCATCCACAAGAACCTCTCCATCGAGCGCCAGGCCGAAGAGGTGGACAAGGTCAAGCGCAGCGAGAGCGGCATGATCACGGACCCCATCGTGATCCGCCCCGACGCCCCCATCCGGGAAGCCGAGGCCATGATGGCCAAGTTCCGCATCTCGGGCGTGCCCGTGGTGGAGAACGGCAAGCTGGTGGGCATCCTCACCAACCGGGACCTGCGCTTCGAGACCCGCTGGGAACTGCCCGTGCGGGAGATCATGACCAAGGACCGCCTGGTCACCGTCCCCGTGGGCACCACGCTCCTGGAGGCCCGGGCCATCCTGCAGAAGCACCGCATCGAGAAGCTCCTGGTGGTGGACGACCAGGGCGCCCTGCGGGGGCTCATCACCGTCAAGGACATCCAGAAGTCCACGGAGTATCCCAATTCCTGCAAGGACCCCCAGGGCCGCCTGCGGGTGGGCGCCGCGGTGGGCGTGGGGCCCGATCTCCTGAACCGGGCCAAGTCCCTGGTGGCGGCCCGGGTGGACGTACTGTGCCTGGACAGCAGCCACGGCCACAGCGAAGGGGTCCTGGCCGCCCTGCGCACCCTGCGCCAGGCCCTGCCCGACACCCCCATCATCGCCGGCAACGTGGCCACCTACCAGGGCGCCCGGGACCTGTGCGAGGCCGGCGCCTCGGCCGTGAAGGTGGGCATCGGCCCCGGCTCCATCTGCACCACCCGCATCGTCACCGGCGCGGGCATGCCCCAGATCACCGCCATCCTGGAGGCCTCCCGGGCCTGCCGGGAATTCGGCGTCCCCTGCATCGCCGACGGCGGCATCAAGTTCTCCGGCGACGTGGCCAAGGCACTGGCCGCCGGCGCGGACAGCGTCATGATCGGCAGCCTCTTCGCGGGCACCGACGAGGCCCCCGGTGAAACCATCTTCTACAGCGGCCGAACCTACAAATCCTACCGGGGCATGGGCAGCATGGGCGCCATGAAGGCCGGCTCCAAGGACCGCTACTTCCAGGACGGCAAGGACGACACCAAGCTGGTGCCCGAAGGGATCGAAGGCCAGGTGCCCTACAAGGGCCGCATGACCGACCTGGTGGGCCAGCTCATCGGCGGGCTGCGGGCGGGCATGGGACTGGTGGGCGCCGGGACCATCCCGGAATTCCACGACAAGGCCACCTTCGTGCAGATCAGCAGCGCGGGGCTCCGGGAGAGCCACGCGCACGACGTCATGATCACGAAGGAAGCGCCGAACTACCGCATGGATTAACGGGCGGCGGAACCGGCCTCGCGCGCCGGCCCTGACGGGGCCTTCGCGCCGAGCGCCTGGAGCCTGCGGGCCACCAGGCCATGGGAGGCGTCCAACTCCCGGTAGGCTTCCTTGGGCGCTTCGACCCGGGCGTAGTATTTCCGGGCCCAGTCCGGCTCGCCCAGGTTCTCGGCGACCCTGCCCATGACGTACCATGCGTCCGATTCGGGTTCCTGGTCCCCGTCGCCGAGGTAGGCCTCGAGTTCCTTCATGGCGTCCCCGGACCTGCCCTGTTCCGCGAGGATGGATGCGAGGGTGTGGTGGCTGTTGTTTTCGCCCCTGGGCGCCGTGCGGACCGCTCCCTGCGCGTATTCCATGGCCTTCTCCAGGGGGGCGCCCTTGACCAGGAGGTACCAGGCGAGGTTGTTCAGGTCCGCGGATTCCGCGGCGCCCCGGTCCGCCTTGGCCTGCAGCAGGCCCACGCGCTCCTCGTGCCGGCCCAGGCGGTTCAAGGCGTAGCGCTTCAGCCCCTCGAAGGACTTGTCCTCCGGGGTGCGCTGGAGGTGCTCGTCGCACAGTGCCAGGTACTCGGCCCAGCGGCCTTTGTGGTCCAGGTACTTGAGGTGGAACCGGTCCACTTCGGGGGAATCCGGATAGTCCTGGCGCAAGGGCAGGAGGGACGCTTCCATCGAGTCCCAGGACTCGCGTTCGGCGTAGGCCCGAACCAGGGCCGTGCGGAGATAGGTCCTGCGGGTGACGTCCTGGACCAGGGTCAGGCCCTTGGTGAGGTGGGGAATCACCCGCGCATCGGTGCGATCCCAGATCAGGAGGGATGCGGCCGCATAGCTGACCTCGTCGGCTCCGGCCTTCTGCCCCCGGGTCCAAAGGTACGGGAAGGACCGCGCGGCCAGGGGGTCCTCGCCCCCGGCACGATTCATGCGCTCCCGGGCCCAGTCCAACTGCGCACAGGCGCCGGCCAGGTCGCCGGACTCCATCCTCCGGAGCGCCTCCGCCCCCATCGTGACCAGATTGAAGGGCCCCCCGGCCAGGAGGCAGGCGCCCTTCTCGCTGGCAAAGTACCAGGTCTGATTGTAGGTTCCGGAATTGGCAGGAAATTTGGCCAGGACCCGGAAGCCCGTCGCGGCGTTGCCGTCCACCTGGAACTGGCCCATGGAGAGCGCCACATCCATGGCCGCGGCCCGGTTCATGCCCATCGCGCGGAAGACGGCCGATACTCCGGCGGCCTCGTCCCGCAGATCCTTGAATTCACCCTTCTGGGCCAGGAGGTTCCGGAGGGGTCCCGTGAACTGGGAGGCGAGGTCTTCCCTTCCCTTTCCTTCCACGTCCAGCGCGACGAGGAGGTGGAGGAGCACCGAGCGGGGATCCGCGGGATTCCGTTCCAGCCTCTCCACGGGCGTGGCCTTGGCGAGGGCCGCGGCGAGGGCCAGACGGGCCTCGGCGCCCTCGGCGCTCTGGGGGCCTTCCTTCAGGAGGCTCGTGGCGTCGGCATAGGCCCGGGCGTTCACCAGATGGAGCACGGCGGGGGCCAGGGCCCCGTTCCAGGTGAACTGCGAGCCCAGCACCCCGGGCAGCTCCTCCAGGGCCTTGGCGGTTCCGAGGCTGCGAACCATGGCCGCCGCCAGCCAGCCGTTGCGGAACGTGGAGGCAGGCAGGGCCCGGGCCAGTTCCAGGGCCTCCTTGAATTGACCGTTCTCGCCCAGGCAGCCCAGCAACTGCTCAGACTTGGAAGTCACTTCCAAGGTGTCCCGAAGGTACCGGTATTCCCGGATGGCCGCCTCCAGCGAGGCGCCCCGGCCGTACCGGACCCCCTCCGGGGAATGCTCCAGCATGTAGGCGTAGTCAGCCCGGAAACCCCATTCCCTGGGCGCGAGGGCCCTGGCAGCCAGATAGGCCTTTTCCGCGCCCGCCCGGTCC is a genomic window containing:
- the nifJ gene encoding pyruvate:ferredoxin (flavodoxin) oxidoreductase, which codes for MAERRMVTVDGNEATASVAHRLNEVIAIYPITPSSNMGEFSDEWSAQGRKNIWNTVPAVVEMQSEGGAAGAVHGAMQAGALTTSFTASQGLLLFIPNMYKIAGELTPFVLHVTARTLAAHALSIFGDHADVMACRQTGFAMLSSDSVQQAHDFALISQASTLKSRVPFCHFFDGFRTSHEVSKIEMLNDDDLRAMVTDGMVEDYRSRCLTPDKPVVRGTAQNPDTFFQAREACNGYYNATPEIVQQEMDRFGEMTGRKYHLFDYYGHPEAERVMVIMGSGGDTTTEYVDWALAKGEKIGVLQVRLYRPFSIKHFVNALPKTVKTIAVLDRCKEPGAIGDPLYLDVVTALREAADEGLSHFAQAPKVVGGRYGLSSKEFNPSCIKAIYDELAKENPKNHFTVGIIDDVTMSSLPMDLDFDIEPEGVKRAMFYGLGSDGTVGANKNSIKIIAEETPNYGQGYFVYDSKKAGAITISHLRFGPKPIRSAYLIRKANFIACHNTSFLDKYDMLSAAEPGATFLLNTPFGKDEVWDSLPKEVQAAIVAKKLKFYVIDAFEVARATGMGVRINTIMQTCFFAISGVLPREEAIAQIKKAIKKTYGKKGEAVVKKNFEAVDTTLVHLHQVTVPTAVSATRVMPPTVSPEAPDFVQRVTAIMMQGNGDLLPVSAFPVDGTWPVGTTQWEKRNIALDIPVWDEKICIQCNKCALICPHAAIRPKVYEPSCLAGAPETFKSVDYKGADFKGSKYTIQVAPEDCTGCGICVAVCPAKDKSNPKHKAIDMTPQVPLREAESANFKFFLNLPDPDRTALKNDVKGSQFMQPLFEFSGACAGCGETPYIKLMTQIFGDRAMIANATGCSSIYGGNLPTTPYTVNKDGRGPAWANSLFEDNAEFGLGYRMALDKHNQQALEMLHRLAGSIGDELVAGIVAADMSTEAGIKAQRERVAILKDKLAGIGTAEAKRLNLLADYLVKKAVWIVGGDGWAYDIGYGGLDHVLASGRNVNILVLDTEVYSNTGGQASKSTPIGASAKFAMAGKALPKKDLGMIAMSYGNVYVAKVAMGAKDMQVAKAFVEAESYDGPSLIIAYSHCIAHGFDLVQGCEQQKLAVDSGHWPLFRFDPRRVAEGQGPLQMDSPAPKVDLATYILNETRFRMVQQQNPEHFKHLLAMAQREVTNRYATYENLANLTMPVKTVVE
- the rbr gene encoding rubrerythrin; the protein is MEFKDSQTAKNLLKAFAGESQARNRYTFAAGIARAEGLEHVAAIFEETAGNEREHARLFYAHLAKLAPSALEITAGYPVVAGDTAAQLRAAVSGENEEWSALYPDFARIAKEEGFNDVARTFEWIAKVEKEHEARFQRLLDHVVNGTVFQRGEKIYWRCMECGHIHEGPAAPKMCPVCMKPQGWFEPVGEKF
- the guaB gene encoding IMP dehydrogenase, whose amino-acid sequence is MLTLPLTQALTFDDVLLVPGHSNVHPNQVDLSSTLVAGVKLGIPLLSAAMDTVTEGRLAIALAQQGGIGIIHKNLSIERQAEEVDKVKRSESGMITDPIVIRPDAPIREAEAMMAKFRISGVPVVENGKLVGILTNRDLRFETRWELPVREIMTKDRLVTVPVGTTLLEARAILQKHRIEKLLVVDDQGALRGLITVKDIQKSTEYPNSCKDPQGRLRVGAAVGVGPDLLNRAKSLVAARVDVLCLDSSHGHSEGVLAALRTLRQALPDTPIIAGNVATYQGARDLCEAGASAVKVGIGPGSICTTRIVTGAGMPQITAILEASRACREFGVPCIADGGIKFSGDVAKALAAGADSVMIGSLFAGTDEAPGETIFYSGRTYKSYRGMGSMGAMKAGSKDRYFQDGKDDTKLVPEGIEGQVPYKGRMTDLVGQLIGGLRAGMGLVGAGTIPEFHDKATFVQISSAGLRESHAHDVMITKEAPNYRMD